The Streptomyces phaeolivaceus genome has a window encoding:
- a CDS encoding helix-turn-helix domain-containing protein has product MSSGNVVVARNVRLLREQRGLSLAELARQAGLAKQTLSKLELGTGNPTVDTLFSIAGALGVPVTRLVAEREQVMTVQRDDDVVWERHDGYESRSLDHVYGSGVIENYLVRVNCSQGMEKPSEPHPVGTLEHLYVIRGRVRVGPADTPVELTAGDFVRYPGDRPHVYESLDGEGLFHIVVSVPRAQPGTGGVTVEHTHGPRRT; this is encoded by the coding sequence ATGTCGTCGGGAAACGTCGTGGTGGCACGCAATGTGCGCCTCCTCAGAGAGCAGCGGGGGCTGTCGCTGGCCGAACTGGCCCGCCAGGCCGGCCTGGCCAAGCAGACGCTGTCCAAACTGGAGTTGGGCACGGGAAATCCCACGGTCGACACGCTGTTCTCCATTGCGGGCGCGCTCGGCGTGCCGGTAACACGGCTGGTGGCCGAACGGGAACAGGTTATGACTGTGCAGCGGGACGACGACGTCGTCTGGGAGCGGCACGACGGCTACGAGTCCCGATCGTTGGATCACGTGTACGGGTCCGGTGTCATAGAAAACTATCTGGTCCGCGTCAACTGTTCACAGGGCATGGAAAAGCCGTCCGAGCCGCACCCGGTGGGCACCCTGGAACACCTGTACGTGATTCGGGGCCGGGTTCGGGTAGGGCCCGCCGACACCCCGGTGGAGCTGACGGCAGGTGACTTCGTGCGGTATCCGGGCGACCGGCCGCATGTGTACGAATCGCTGGACGGGGAGGGCCTGTTCCACATCGTGGTGAGCGTGCCGCGTGCGCAGCCCGGCACCGGCGGCGTGACCGTCGAACACACCCATGGGCCCAGGCGGACATGA
- a CDS encoding DUF485 domain-containing protein — MYPHHRPPLQDPLAVVVLYLSRLDHRCLYSDDELFRAMNDCYTSFAGPDELGLRYARSLSSRDTEAHALRERRAWALRVAADLARRRPGAHPVPVAPGTMSDDAHEARAARRAGAARRRALLAGVPVVALYVMIIGSANGGRDFMALRVAGPLNVGLGLGLLQLVVVAACALWYGRYAETSLDPLPESSGTSVEELGHRP; from the coding sequence ATGTATCCCCATCACAGACCTCCTCTGCAGGACCCGCTCGCGGTCGTCGTCCTCTACCTGAGCCGACTCGACCACAGATGCCTGTACTCCGACGACGAGTTGTTCCGGGCGATGAACGACTGCTACACGTCGTTCGCAGGCCCGGACGAACTCGGCCTCCGGTATGCGCGATCGCTGAGCTCACGAGACACCGAGGCCCACGCCCTCCGCGAACGCCGGGCGTGGGCCTTACGTGTTGCCGCGGACCTGGCTCGGCGCCGTCCCGGGGCCCACCCGGTGCCCGTCGCCCCCGGGACGATGTCGGACGACGCCCACGAGGCGCGCGCCGCACGGCGGGCGGGCGCCGCCCGCCGCCGCGCCCTCCTCGCGGGCGTTCCGGTCGTCGCGCTGTATGTGATGATCATCGGCTCGGCCAACGGGGGCAGGGACTTCATGGCCCTGCGGGTGGCAGGCCCGCTGAACGTGGGTCTCGGCCTCGGCCTGCTCCAACTGGTCGTCGTCGCGGCCTGTGCCCTGTGGTACGGGAGGTATGCGGAGACCTCGCTCGACCCCCTCCCCGAGAGCTCGGGGACGTCCGTCGAGGAGCTGGGACACCGCCCATGA